The genome window CGAGCACGACGACGAGCACCACGTCGACGACGTCGACGTCGACCGTGCCGACGCCCACCACGGCGCCGCCCGCGACCGCACCCCCCACGTCGGCACCACCGTCGGGCGGCACGCCCACCGAGGACACCGGCGCCGCCATCGGGACCACCGTCGGGACGCTGACCACGGACCCCGTCGACGATCCCGCCGCCATCGAGCCCCTCGCCGAGCGAGGCACCCCGCGCCGCCCCACGACCACGACCACCACCACCGAGACCGTGTCGGACCCTGCCATCGGGCGCGAGCGCGCCGCAGGCATCGTCGTGGACGTCCAGGTGGACCAACCGGCCGAGCGCTCGGAGCTCGTGTTCGGGATCCCCGACCCCCGGGACGTCGACTGGAGTGGCCGGCACGTCCGCCAGAACCTCGTGCTCACGCTGCTGCTCATCCTGCTCATCGCCCTGCCCGCCGAGCTCTTCAACAGCACCCTGAAGGAGCACTACCACCGGGTCAACCGCCCGCTCCGGGGCATCCAGGCCTGGTTGGCGGCCCTCGAGGCCCACCTCCTCACCGCGCCCAACGGGGTCCTGCTCGTGGGCTTCGCCCTCGTCGGCGCCGCCATCGCCAGCCAGCTCGACCCCAGCTTCGGCCTCAACGCCACCTCGATGGTCCTCTTCTCGGCGCTGGCACTCGCCTTCGTCACCATCACCCTCGTGCTCGAGCTCGCCCGCATCCCGTACCTCGACCGCCGTGCCGGTCGGCGCCGCGAGCACCACCTCCGGCTCTTCCCGCTGGTGTTGATCCTCGGCGCCATCTTCGTCGTGGTCTCCCGGCTGGCGGAGTTCCGTCCGGGGTACGTCTTCGGCATCACCTGCGGGCTGCTCCTCGCCGACGACGTGGGGGAGGAGGACAACGCCCGCAGCCTCGTGATGGCCGCGGTGCTGCTCCTCGCCACCTCCCTCGGCGCCTGGCTGCTGTGGCTGCCGTTGGTGGACGAGGTGCAGGGGGCGTCCCCGAGCCTGTGGGTGCTGTTCGGCGACGCGTTCCTCGCCACCCTGTGGATCTCGTGCCTGCAGGTGGTGGTCTTCGGGTACGCGCCCCTCGAGGCCCTCTACGGCAAGATCGTCCAACGGTGGAGTTGGCCGGCCTGGATCGCGATCTACGGCGTGGCGGTGTTCCTGCTCGTGTCGTTCCTGCTCCACCCCAGTGCCGGCCGCTGGGGCGGGCTCACCACCACCACGTTCCTCCAGATGATGACGCTGTTCGTCGTCTTCCTCGTGGCCTCGGTGGTGCTGTGGGCCTGGTTCCGGTTCCGGCCCGACCCCATCCAGAAGGGCGCCGACGAGGCGCCGGCGGTCACCTCCGACCAGGGCTGAGCACGACTCGCAGCGGGTCGGCACCGGTGCCCGGCGCCGGCGTGGCTCAGAAGTGGTACGGGAAAGGCGACCAGTCCGGCGGCCGGCGCTCGAGGAAGGCGTCACGGCCCTCGACGGCCTCGTCGGTCATGTACGCGAGGCGGGTGGCCTCGCCGGCGAACACCTGCTGGCCCACCAGGCCGTCGTCGATGAGGTTGAACGAGAACTTGAGCATGCGCTGGGCCGTGGGGCTCTTGGCATTGACCAGCGACGCCCAGCGAAGGCCCTCGGCCTCGAGCTCGTCGTGGTCGACGACGGCGTTGACCGCCCCCATGCGGTAGGCGTCCTCGGCCGAGTACTCCTGGCCGAGGAAGAAGATCTCGCGGGCGAACTTCTGGCCCACCTGGCGGGCCAGGTAGGCCGAGCCGAAGCCGCCGTCGAAGCTGCCCACGTCGGCGTCGGTCTGCTTGAAGCGGGCGTGCTGGCGGCTGGCCAGGCTGAGGTCGCAGACGACGTGCAGGCTGTGGCCTCCGCCCGCAGCCCACCCGTTGACGAGGCAGATCACCACCTTGGGCATGAAGCGGATGAGACGCTGCACCTCGAGGATGTGGAGGCGCCCCGACTGGGCCGGGTCGATGGTGTCGGCGGTCTCGCCGTCGGCGTAGCGGTAGCCGTCCCGCCCGCGGATGCGCTGGTCGCCGCCCGAGCAGAACGCCCACACCCCGTCCTTGGGCGAGGGCCCGTTGCCCGTGAGCAGCACGCAGCCCACGTCGGGGCTCATGCGGGCGTGGTCGAGGGCGCGGTAGAGCTCGTCGACCGTGTGGGGCCGGAAGGCGTTGCGCACCTCGGGTCGGCCGAAGGCGATCCGCACCGTGCCCGCCATCCGCTCCGTGGGGCCGCTCGGGCCCTCTTCCCGCTCCGTGGGGCCGCTCGGGCCCCCTTCCCGCTCCGTGGGGCCGCTCGGGCCCTGGTCGACGGCCCGGTGGTAGGTGATGTCGGTGAAGTCGAAGCCCTCGACCTCACGCCAGGCCGCTGCGTCGAACGTCTCGGAGACCATGGCCCCTTCCTAGCGCACCCGCCGCCGCCGCCCTACCGCCCCGTCCCGCGATCCCCCCTTCTTTGGAGGAAATAGCCCCCCGAATCCGGGGAGGTATTTCCTCCAATGTCGTTGGTTCCAGGCCGATGGATGGATCGTGGGTCATCGCGCGCAGGGTCGATGGGGCTGGGCGGCGCTGGCCATGGTGCTCGTCGTCTCGTTGGCCGCTGTCGTCGTGCCGCACCCTGCAGCGGCGACGGTGCCCGCGCTGCGGGCCGAGTCGGTGGTGACCGGTGGCTTCCACTCCTGCGCGCTGATGGAGGACGACTCCACACGTTGCTGGGGCGCGGACCTCTTGTCGCTCGGGTATCCCGGCCACAACGGCTCGGTCGGCGACGACGAGGTGCCCGCAGAGGTGGGCCCGATCGACCTGGGCGCGGGCCGGCGGGTCGTCTCCCTCGGCGCCGGTCTGTCGCACACCTGCGCCGTGGTCGACGACGGGTCGGTGCGCTGCTGGGGTCAGGACGAGGACGGCAAGCTCGGCAACAGCACCGCTCCCGAGCAGGGTGATCCGGCGACGGCGCCGCCGGTCGATCTCGGGGGTGTGGCTGCCGGGTCGGTGGACGCCGGGTACGACCACTCCTGCGCCGTACTCGTCGACGGTGACCTCCGCTGCTGGGGACGGTCCCGCTCGGGGGACCTGGGCCTCGGGACCACCGACACCATCGGCGACGACGAGGCCGTGGCGTCGGTGCCTCCGGTCGATCTCGGTCCGGGGCGCACGGCGACGGCGGTCGCCGTCGGTCTCGCCCACACGTGTGCGCTGCTGGACGACGGCTCGGTCCGTTGCTGGGGTGCGGGCGCCCATGGGGAGAACGGCCTCGGGACCGGGATCGCCATCGGCGACGATGAGACGCCTGCCGCCGTTCCTCCGGTCGACCTCGGCCCGGGGCGGACGGCTGTTGCCCTCGCGGCCAGTTACCACACCACCTGCGCCCTCCTCGACGACGGCTCGGTGCGCTGCTGGGGTGTGGGGCAGGACGGCTTGTTGGGCGACGGCGCCGGCGCCGGCGACGGGGTGATCGGCGACGACGAGACGCCGGGGTCCTTCCCGCCGGTCGAGCTCGGCGCCGGCCGGACCGCCGTCGCGATCGGTGCCGGCGGCTGGCACACGTGCGCAGTGCTCGACGACGGCTCGATGCGCTGCTGGGGGCTGAGCGACCGCGGGCAGCTGGGCTACGGCACGACCGCCACCGTCGGCGACGACGAGACCCCGGCGGCGGCGGGGCCGGTCGACCTCGGCACCGGCCGGACGGCGGTGACGGTCGACGGGGGCCAACAGCACACCTGTGCGGTGCTCGACGACGGTTCGGTGCGCTGTTGGGGTCAGGGTGCGTCTGGGATCCTCGGCTCCGGGAACCTGGAGGACATCGGCGACGACGAGACCCCTGGATCGGTGGGTCCGGTGGACCTCGGCTCCGAACCCATCGCCGAGCTCGCCGTCGCGGTCTCTGTCGACCCCGCCGAGGCGACCATCGGCGAGGAGGTCGCCGTCGACGTCACCGTCCGCAACACCGGCGGTGTCGCCCTGACCGATGTCGTCATCGACCTGCCCGCCGCCCCCGGGTGCTCCGGTCCCGCCGGGGACCTGGCCCTGCGCGCCGCGGTGACGGTCGACTGCACCCGCCTGCTGGGCGAGGCCGACCTCGGGCCCCTCACGCTCGCGCCGACGGCCACGAGCGCCCAGACCCCGGACCCGACTGCAGCGGACCCCGTCACCGTCAGCGTGCTGGACACGCCGAGCGGCCTCGAGGGGACGGTGCGCGACTCGCGGTCCGGCGATCCGGTGCCCGGCGCGTTCGTCGCGGTGCTGCGCTCCAGCGACTACCGCCTCGAAGGGGGCACGGTGGCCGACGACCAGGGCCGCTACCGGGTCGAGCTCGAGCCCGGGGAGTACTTCCTCTACCTGCTCGACCCCGCCGGCGGGCACGCGGCGGCCGTCGCCACCGCGCCCGCCCTCCGGGTGGTCGTCCCCCACGCGATGGGCACCGCCGACGTGGTGATGGCGCCGTCACGAGGGACGGTCGGCGGCACGGTGACCGGCGGCGCCGGGCCCCTCGGCGGGGCGCTGGCCCTGGTGCTCGAGCGGGGCGGGACGGTGGAACGGGTGGTCGCGGCCGACGCCGCGGGCCACTACGAGGTCGCCGGGATCGGGCCGGGTGAGCACCTCGTCGGGTTCGCGGACCTGGCGGGCGGTCACGAGGTGCGCTTCCACGCGGGCTCGCCCTCCGTGCCAGGCGCCACGCCGGTGGCGGTCACGGCCGGTGAGCGCACGTCGGTCGACGGGGTCCTCCCGGCCCAGGCCGTGCTGGAGTCCGCGGGGACCGTCGCCGGCACGGTGACCGAAGCGGGCGGCGGCCGTCCCGTGGCCGGCGCGGTCGTCCTGGCGCTGCGGGCCGCCGACTTCCGCCTCGCCCGGGCCACCACCGCAGACGACGCCGGCCGGTACGAGCTGGGTCTCCCCGCCGGCGCGCACTTCCTGGTCTTCGTCGACCCGACGGGTGGGCACGGAGCCGAGTGGTACGACGGTCGTCCGAACACGGCTCTCGACGAGGCGGACCCGGTCACG of Acidimicrobiales bacterium contains these proteins:
- a CDS encoding 1,4-dihydroxy-2-naphthoyl-CoA synthase; protein product: MVSETFDAAAWREVEGFDFTDITYHRAVDQGPSGPTEREGGPSGPTEREEGPSGPTERMAGTVRIAFGRPEVRNAFRPHTVDELYRALDHARMSPDVGCVLLTGNGPSPKDGVWAFCSGGDQRIRGRDGYRYADGETADTIDPAQSGRLHILEVQRLIRFMPKVVICLVNGWAAGGGHSLHVVCDLSLASRQHARFKQTDADVGSFDGGFGSAYLARQVGQKFAREIFFLGQEYSAEDAYRMGAVNAVVDHDELEAEGLRWASLVNAKSPTAQRMLKFSFNLIDDGLVGQQVFAGEATRLAYMTDEAVEGRDAFLERRPPDWSPFPYHF
- a CDS encoding carboxypeptidase regulatory-like domain-containing protein, with the protein product MGHRAQGRWGWAALAMVLVVSLAAVVVPHPAAATVPALRAESVVTGGFHSCALMEDDSTRCWGADLLSLGYPGHNGSVGDDEVPAEVGPIDLGAGRRVVSLGAGLSHTCAVVDDGSVRCWGQDEDGKLGNSTAPEQGDPATAPPVDLGGVAAGSVDAGYDHSCAVLVDGDLRCWGRSRSGDLGLGTTDTIGDDEAVASVPPVDLGPGRTATAVAVGLAHTCALLDDGSVRCWGAGAHGENGLGTGIAIGDDETPAAVPPVDLGPGRTAVALAASYHTTCALLDDGSVRCWGVGQDGLLGDGAGAGDGVIGDDETPGSFPPVELGAGRTAVAIGAGGWHTCAVLDDGSMRCWGLSDRGQLGYGTTATVGDDETPAAAGPVDLGTGRTAVTVDGGQQHTCAVLDDGSVRCWGQGASGILGSGNLEDIGDDETPGSVGPVDLGSEPIAELAVAVSVDPAEATIGEEVAVDVTVRNTGGVALTDVVIDLPAAPGCSGPAGDLALRAAVTVDCTRLLGEADLGPLTLAPTATSAQTPDPTAADPVTVSVLDTPSGLEGTVRDSRSGDPVPGAFVAVLRSSDYRLEGGTVADDQGRYRVELEPGEYFLYLLDPAGGHAAAVATAPALRVVVPHAMGTADVVMAPSRGTVGGTVTGGAGPLGGALALVLERGGTVERVVAADAAGHYEVAGIGPGEHLVGFADLAGGHEVRFHAGSPSVPGATPVAVTAGERTSVDGVLPAQAVLESAGTVAGTVTEAGGGRPVAGAVVLALRAADFRLARATTADDAGRYELGLPAGAHFLVFVDPTGGHGAEWYDGRPNTALDEADPVTAPATADAALAPTRGSIAGAVTDDPAGTPVVGAWAFAIGPTGVAGGAATGADGAYRIDGLVPGPYRVTLVDPSGGRAQEYVDDKADYASADVIEVTAGGAATADAAITRPDVPLAMGGTGNTVGNDPEQWAVPGYERPHFWLNVAGPDSTKVNGDRYTAGDCTGAYSGCAGGTNLDYAEEGYLYRISVDEAATADDLHVQVFDPSFLDVGNTCSTGMNLPTPGSTWTTRAATLVAQGAPPDAATRYAAGNNQWCVADGDYGGTDVETTYLVRAPDGTPEIPLDNPVVCAVTFGAYDESVYALLNQADGYKDGPIGPEHLRFVDHFRRWTDVCEVPAAEVVAGDYLLQVTTTADQSDPPTSLSRHDPAVATGGYNKYAVRAGAGDPGSDDFAAGIQVAADGRFPIYVNQAGAGTTSGFSLARVPSRHAGRTLEVELFDVADGANASLTVVPPPDRTGSPLPACSFTRDTPTPEVTTSATCTLTGLTNAAYNGRTVTVRLPLPADYRCETRSDDGCRFRLRLDFGAGMPTDQTTWTARIR
- a CDS encoding Ig-like domain repeat protein; translation: MGALVLVLGALFGAGVATADPADPVVPDPSSTTTTTTATTLPPTTTTVPPSTTTTVAPRAVEPVRPAPTTSTTLPAPSPDVATPLEHDDHDEGGCTDGEFSDLPTTTDLNGQHRVLLGRVVQFEVHVRKDSCAEHAPPTGVVQLWRLRSGDFELVMVDQLTLDSAGATLLQDDDASTPGTYTYWAEYLGVEGGWTGDDGPYAPGYLPSTSEAQDVEVVGVPTRVLLFSSTGYLYEGNDLTLTALVETVPVGAAAPKGFVTFYADGRQLNTVQLNGDGVAQTVVTQPSLGEHTYAVYYDGYDEEDGTFGRIDDPAETTVFVDEPPAPIVQLTSDPASGSTIEEGTPITFTSSVLPPWTEEGGPMFPGSVGYFEDGELVGSAPVGESYTLVPGAGSHAYTAAYEGYPGWWSPSEASNVVSFTVQAVATTSSTTTSTTSTTSTSTVPTPTTAPPATAPPTSAPPSGGTPTEDTGAAIGTTVGTLTTDPVDDPAAIEPLAERGTPRRPTTTTTTTETVSDPAIGRERAAGIVVDVQVDQPAERSELVFGIPDPRDVDWSGRHVRQNLVLTLLLILLIALPAELFNSTLKEHYHRVNRPLRGIQAWLAALEAHLLTAPNGVLLVGFALVGAAIASQLDPSFGLNATSMVLFSALALAFVTITLVLELARIPYLDRRAGRRREHHLRLFPLVLILGAIFVVVSRLAEFRPGYVFGITCGLLLADDVGEEDNARSLVMAAVLLLATSLGAWLLWLPLVDEVQGASPSLWVLFGDAFLATLWISCLQVVVFGYAPLEALYGKIVQRWSWPAWIAIYGVAVFLLVSFLLHPSAGRWGGLTTTTFLQMMTLFVVFLVASVVLWAWFRFRPDPIQKGADEAPAVTSDQG